In Zingiber officinale cultivar Zhangliang chromosome 6A, Zo_v1.1, whole genome shotgun sequence, a single genomic region encodes these proteins:
- the LOC121994768 gene encoding protein PIR-like yields the protein MAIPVEEAIAALSTFSLEDEQPEVQGLAILISTERCATNSPIEFGDVAAYRLSLAEDTKAVNQLNTLIHEGREMASLLYTYRSCVKALPQLPDSMKHNQADLYLETYQVLDLEMSRLREIQRWQASTASKVFALYFHAHHMRLLFQTIPF from the exons ATGGCGATTCCAGTCGAAGAAGCCATTGCAGCTCTTTCAACCTTCTCCTTGGAG GATGAGCAGCCTGAAGTACAAGGACTAGCTATTCTTATATCTACTGAAAGATGCGCCACTAATAGTCCTATTG AATTTGGTGATGTTGCTGCATACCGTCTCTCTCTTGCAGAAGATACGAAGGCTGTTAACCAATTG AATACCTTGATCCATGAAGGGAGGGAGATGGCATCTTTGCTTTATACATACCGTAGCTGTGTTAAAGCTCTTCCTCAG CTGCCTGACTCTATGAAGCACAATCAAGCGGATTTATATCTCGAGACCTATCAAGTTCTTGACTTGGAGATGAGCCGCCTTCGTGAAATTCAGAGATGGCAAGCATCTACTGCTTCCAAAGTATTTGCTCTCTACTTTCATGCTCATCACATGCGCCTTCTTTTCCAGACTATACCATTTTAA